From one Holophagales bacterium genomic stretch:
- a CDS encoding type IV pilus twitching motility protein PilT, whose protein sequence is MICRPARKAPSFYAEPEPPPAPAPVPTPVDGLAYTPSPAAPAIAPIAPSRTERPLDAILLRMLELKASDVHLSSGTRPVFRIHGDMAEQLDHPRLESDEVEKALAPIFPEKNRTEFLERNDTDFAYEIPGVARFRVNVFRDRHGVGAVLRQIPIEILTVQQLGLPEAVVKLGDLSKGLVLVTGPTGSGKSTTLAAIIDYVNETRTDHIITIEDPVEFVHRNKKCLVNQREVRSHTRSFKDALRAALREDPDIVMVGEMRDLETIAIAIETAETGHLVFGTLHTTTATSTVDRIVDQFPADRQQQIRTMLADSLKGVVAQTLCKKIGGGRVAALEILLTNNAVANLIRDGKTFQLPSILQTSKAQGMRLLNDSLVDLVKRGLVEPREAYMKAVDKAGLLGAFRTNDIALPEAPAA, encoded by the coding sequence ATGATCTGCCGCCCGGCGCGCAAGGCCCCGAGCTTCTACGCCGAGCCCGAGCCCCCGCCCGCGCCCGCTCCGGTCCCGACCCCGGTCGACGGGCTCGCGTACACGCCTTCGCCGGCCGCCCCGGCGATCGCGCCGATCGCGCCGTCCCGGACCGAACGGCCGCTCGACGCGATCCTCCTCCGGATGCTCGAGCTGAAGGCTTCGGACGTCCACCTCTCCTCGGGAACCCGGCCCGTCTTCCGCATCCACGGAGACATGGCCGAGCAGCTCGACCACCCCCGCCTCGAGTCGGACGAGGTCGAGAAGGCCCTCGCCCCCATCTTTCCCGAGAAGAACCGGACGGAGTTCCTGGAGCGCAACGACACCGACTTCGCCTACGAGATCCCCGGCGTCGCGCGGTTCCGCGTCAACGTCTTCCGCGACCGGCACGGCGTCGGAGCCGTCCTCCGCCAGATCCCGATCGAGATCCTCACCGTGCAGCAGCTCGGCCTCCCCGAGGCGGTCGTGAAGCTCGGAGACCTCTCGAAGGGGCTCGTCCTCGTGACCGGCCCGACCGGCTCCGGCAAGTCGACGACGCTCGCCGCGATCATCGACTACGTCAACGAGACGCGGACCGACCACATCATCACCATCGAGGACCCGGTCGAGTTCGTCCACCGCAACAAGAAGTGCCTCGTGAACCAGCGCGAGGTGCGCAGCCACACCCGCTCCTTCAAGGACGCCCTCCGGGCCGCGCTGCGCGAGGACCCCGACATCGTCATGGTCGGCGAGATGCGCGACCTCGAGACGATCGCCATCGCCATCGAGACGGCCGAGACCGGCCACCTCGTCTTCGGGACCCTGCACACGACGACCGCGACCTCCACCGTCGACCGGATCGTCGACCAGTTCCCGGCGGACCGGCAGCAGCAGATCCGGACGATGCTCGCCGACTCTCTCAAGGGGGTCGTCGCGCAGACGCTCTGCAAGAAGATCGGCGGGGGGCGCGTCGCGGCGCTCGAGATCCTCCTCACGAACAACGCCGTCGCGAACCTCATCCGCGACGGAAAGACGTTCCAGCTCCCGTCGATCCTCCAGACGTCGAAGGCGCAGGGAATGCGCCTCCTGAACGACTCGCTCGTCGACCTCGTGAAGCGCGGGCTCGTCGAGCCCCGGGAGGCGTACATGAAGGCGGTCGACAAGGCCGGCCTCCTGGGAGCCTTCCGGACCAACGACATCGCCCTGCCCGAGGCCCCGGCAGCCTAG